Proteins encoded in a region of the Tetrapisispora phaffii CBS 4417 chromosome 12, complete genome genome:
- the ATM1 gene encoding ATP-binding cassette Fe/S cluster precursor transporter ATM1 (similar to Saccharomyces cerevisiae ATM1 (YMR301C); ancestral locus Anc_5.20), protein MLCNSIRGGRLVLRHNIYKFNPSRCLNRPTLIVQWPCQGSLFFTGSRILQNINKEVDSSKTANEKITSIPSSLIDGDAGKVKLSTTAVPPAADKPENNKTPTISELKIMKELFKYLWPKGEKNVKLRVIIAVSLLIGAKLLNVQVPFFFKDTVDSMNVDWSDSTVALPAAIALTIISYGAARFGAVLFGELRNAIFAKVAQNTIKTISLQTFDHLMKLDLGWHLSRQTGGLTRAMDRGTKGISYVLTAMIFHIIPITFEISVVCGILTYQFGASFAGITFTTMLLYGIFTLRTTAWRTKFRRQANKADNKGASIALDSLINFEAVKYFNNEQYLASKYNTSLKSYTEAQVKVAQSLAFLNSGQNLIFTSALTAMMYMGCTGILGGNLSVGDLVLINQLVFQLSVPLNFLGSVYRDLKQSLIDMESLFKLRKNEVKILNNKNPAILSLKDGPFNIEFKNVTFGYDPNRKILRNASFIIPAGVKTAVVGPSGSGKSTILKLVFRFYDPEEGRVLVNGIDVRDYDLDSLRRAIGVVPQDTPLFNDTIWENVKFGDVTATDEQILNAVEKAQLGTLIEKLPKKYETIVGERGLMISGGEKQRLAIARVLLKNAPIMFFDEATSALDTHTEQELLKTIKNNFDKGSRTSVYIAHRLRTVADSDKIIVLKEGSIFEEGTHLGLLSKPNSLYKDLWNIQENLDMINDSLKVKPVGKLR, encoded by the coding sequence atgcTCTGTAATAGTATTCGAGGGGGGAGATTGGTTTTGAGACAcaacatatataaatttaaccCTTCAAGATGTTTAAATAGACCTACTTTAATTGTACAATGGCCATGCCAGGGTTCGCTTTTTTTTACTGGTTCAAGAATTCTTCAGAACATCAATAAGGAAGTTGATTCCTCGAAAACagcaaatgaaaaaataacatCCATTCCTTCCAGCTTAATTGATGGTGATGCAGGAAAAGTTAAACTATCTACCACAGCGGTTCCACCAGCTGCAGATAAACcagaaaacaataaaacTCCTACGATTTcagaattaaaaattatgaaagaattatttaaatacttATGGCCAAAAGGTGAAAAGAATGTCAAATTGAGAGTAATAATAGCTGTATCGCTGCTTATTGGAGCTAAATTACTTAATGTTCAAGTtccatttttctttaaagaCACAGTGGATTCAATGAATGTAGATTGGTCTGATAGCACAGTCGCTTTACCAGCTGCAATAGCTTTGACAATAATTTCATATGGTGCTGCCAGGTTTGGTGCAGTTTTATTTGGAGAATTAAGGAATGCGATTTTTGCAAAAGTAGCTCAAAACACAATCAAAACGATATCTCTACAAACATTCGatcatttaatgaaattagaTCTTGGTTGGCATCTAAGTAGACAAACCGGTGGTCTAACAAGGGCGATGGATAGAGGTACCAAAGGTATTTCCTATGTTTTAACTGCAATGATATTCCACATAATTCCAATAacatttgaaatatcaGTTGTCTGTGGTATCTTAACCTATCAATTCGGCGCATCTTTTGCTGGGATTACATTTACTACAATGTTACTATATGGTATTTTTACATTACGAACTACGGCTTGGAGAACAAAATTTAGAAGACAAGCTAATAAGGCCGACAACAAAGGTGCAAGTATTGCGTTAGATTCGTTGATCAATTTTGAAGCAGTCAAGTACTTTAATAATGAACAATACCTTGCTTCAAAGTACAACACTTCATTGAAAAGCTACACGGAAGCTCAGGTAAAAGTTGCACAATCATTAGCATTCTTGAACTCTGGGCAGAACTTAATATTTACTTCAGCTTTAACAGCAATGATGTACATGGGTTGTACAGGTATACTTGGTGGAAATCTATCCGTGGGTGATCTAGTTTTGATTAATCAATTAGTTTTTCAGTTATCTGTCCCACTAAATTTTTTAGGTAGTGTATACAGAGACTTAAAGCAATCGCTAATTGATATGGAATCTCTTTTTAAATTGAGGAAAAATGAAGTAAAGATCctaaataacaaaaatcctgcaatattatcattaaagGACGGTCcatttaatattgaattcaaaaatgtaACTTTTGGTTATGACccaaatagaaaaattcTAAGAAATGCATCATTCATAATTCCGGCAGGTGTTAAGACTGCTGTTGTAGGTCCATCAGGTAGTGGAAAATCaacaatattgaaattagtTTTTAGATTTTACGATCCTGAAGAAGGCCGAGTGCTCGTGAATGGCATTGATGTCAGGGATTATGACTTGGACTCTTTAAGACGAGCAATCGGTGTAGTTCCGCAAGACACACCATTGTTTAACGATACAATTTGGGAAAATGTTAAATTTGGAGATGTTACAGCTACCGATGAACAGATATTAAATGCAGTCGAAAAGGCCCAATTAGGAACCTTAATAGAAAAACTACCAAAGAAATATGAAACGATTGTAGGCGAGCGAGGCTTAATGATTAGTGGAGGTGAGAAACAAAGATTGGCTATAGCTCGTGTCTTACTTAAAAATGCTCCGATTATGTTTTTTGATGAAGCAACCAGTGCCTTGGATACTCATACGGAACAGGAACTATTGAAGACCATAAAGAACAATTTTGATAAAGGTTCAAGAACTAGTGTTTACATTGCACATCGTCTAAGAACAGTCGCTGATTcagataaaataattgtaTTGAAAGAAGGCTCTATCTTTGAAGAAGGTACGCATCTAGGATTGCTATCTAAACCAAATTCTTTATACAAGGATTTATGGaatattcaagaaaatTTGGATATGATTAATGATTCCTTAAAAGTGAAACCTGTAGGGAAACTACGGTAA
- the RNH70 gene encoding Rnh70p (similar to Saccharomyces cerevisiae RNH70 (YGR276C); ancestral locus Anc_5.23), with product MTASVNLTSMDETEVVTETCLAESVISGGAVALESESQLLKKRRRSSASKTQEGSIKESAETLGETVKKKKKKQNKNVTFKISEKALEKRISIKDLRDLTLFLMNSTNNAPKWIDIENRSSIQKVVVLFVPGLEPADYNLPKDSSFHESNHILKQSKLNIIKDISENDSENVLNFPVSAPGSRTSLFSAYNSFVNVGLTKKEKEDKKKELDKKQITINDLVLDVNDLLRCDYPIHLETEGIDDQLKEDLISLYKENDPTEEWVNTVDREEEESHIYALDCEMCMSENGLVLTRISIVNFDGKVVYDKLVKPDVPIIDYLTKYSGITEEKLEGISTTLKDVQHDILKLISKRDILIGHSLQSDFNVLKLRHTKVVDTAVCFDHKAGPPFRPSLKFLTSEFIGRDIQNDNDNGHDSIEDAIACLELVKLKIVNGLIFGIAVNTENLFLRLSKIGIRSLCLNDSTSNKGFQLVNNLAQTVGCNDDTEILNKIQETINDYQLFVGRLRNLEFSRNFAQPSIGKNVAVLTAEQSLKLVQDGVQKVYDNAPGGTAIFLLSGSGDTREWSSLMKELNSLNKEDKQIERQKKDEEIQRAVFKARDGVASMVYKQHST from the coding sequence ATGACTGCATCCGTTAATTTAACGTCAATGGACGAAACCGAGGTTGTCACAGAGACTTGTCTCGCAGAAAGTGTTATTTCTGGAGGTGCAGTAGCTTTAGAGTCAGAAAGTCAACTGctgaagaaaagaagaagatcCAGCGCATCTAAAACCCAGGAAGGTTCAATTAAAGAATCGGCAGAGACACTAGGAGAGACagtgaagaagaagaagaagaagcagAATAAAAATGTGACGTTTAAGATTTCTGAGAAAGCATTAGAAAAACGAATCTcaattaaagatttaaGGGACTTGACGTTATTCCTGATGAACTCTACAAACAATGCTCCAAAATGGATTGACATTGAAAATAGGTCTTCTATACAGAAAGTCGTGGTCCTTTTTGTTCCAGGTTTAGAACCGGCAGATTACAACCTACCAAAAGACAGTTCCTTTCACGAGAGTAACCACATTCTTAAACAATCAAagttgaatattattaaagacATATCTGAGAATGATAGTGAAAACGTTTTAAACTTCCCAGTGAGTGCCCCGGGGTCAAGAACTTCATTGTTTTCTGCTTACAATTCATTTGTAAATGTAGGACTGACgaaaaaggaaaaagaagataagAAGAAAGAACTAGATAAGAAACAAATTACAATCAATGACCTTGTATTAGATGTCAACGATCTATTAAGATGCGACTACCCAATCCACTTGGAAACAGAAGGAATAGATGATCAATTAAAGGAGGATTTAATAAGTCTTTACAAAGAAAATGACCCTACTGAAGAATGGGTCAATACTGTTGAtagagaagaagaagaatccCATATATATGCATTGGATTGCGAGATGTGTATGTCAGAGAATGGATTGGTCCTAACACGAATCAGTATTGTGAATTTTGATGGAAAGGTTGTTTATGATAAGTTAGTCAAACCAGATGTCCCAATCATTGATTATTTGACTAAATACAGTGGCATTacagaagaaaaattggAAGGCATTTCTACAACTCTAAAAGATGTGCAACATGATATTCTTAAATTAATCAGTAAACGTGATATATTGATTGGTCATTCATTACAAAGTGATTTCAACGTGTTAAAATTAAGGCACACAAAGGTTGTAGATACAGCAGTTTGTTTTGATCATAAAGCCGGTCCTCCATTTAGACCGTCGCTGAAGTTTTTAACATCTGAATTCATTGGTAGGGATATacaaaatgataatgataatggaCACGATTCGATAGAAGATGCCATCGCTTGTTTAGAATTAGTCAAGCTAAAAATTGTTAACGGATTAATATTTGGTATTGCAGTGAACACTgagaatttatttttaagattatcaaaaattggtATACGATCTTTATGTCTAAATGACTCAACATCTAATAAAGGATTTCAACTTGTGAATAATTTAGCACAGACAGTGGGATGCAATGATGATACAGAGatcttaaataaaatacaagaAACTATTAATGACTATCAACTGTTCGTAGGTAGATTAAGAAACTTAGAATTCTCTCGTAACTTTGCCCAACCTTCAATAGGGAAAAATGTTGCAGTTCTAACTGCAGAACAATCTTTAAAACTTGTTCAGGATGGTGTACAAAAAGTATACGACAACGCTCCTGGGGGTACCGCTATATTCCTTTTATCTGGTAGCGGTGATACTAGAGAATGGAGTAGTTTAATGAAGGAACTAAATTCCCTAAACAAAGAAGACAAACAAATCGAAagacaaaaaaaagatgaagaaatacAACGTGCGGTCTTTAAAGCAAGAGATGGTGTAGCATCAATGGTATATAAACAACACTCTACATAA
- the DYN3 gene encoding dynein light intermediate chain (similar to Saccharomyces cerevisiae DYN3 (YMR299C); ancestral locus Anc_5.22), with translation MSLESGENLSKIWDEFISSCEFPVNLESHRRVVICTPSLETLRLFNSCCLPSNFELTLESMELIGYSRGSVESKYDANKSEKTSVDLQLYAVAVPLKKSSLQYLDVFLNNTGAGSKDSGYGSLEFCFLLDWEMQDQRNWLRNLQDSLAHLKSHGYKVEGDNLSIWCVNSSYIFKLQRNISSWRNYHIDLQQQVLRSFALENGCSLYNVNCESETNTDTYKTNFMAQVTREFDRVEPELAYFPNIAIPTGTDTQNLIATVDSQFSWETIKNDQEKYEMSLPAAKVKPESQNRRSDALDTDLNELVSQGNYENLEQNAMSILDKYKIDVQQELEKLYTETKRTRH, from the coding sequence ATGAGTCTAGAGAGTGGAGAGAATCTGTCAAAGATTTGGGATGAGTTCATTTCTAGTTGCGAGTTTCCAGTTAACCTAGAGAGTCATCGCCGAGTTGTGATATGCACGCCGAGTTTAGAGACTCTacgattatttaattccTGCTGTTTGCCTAGCAATTTTGAACTAACTCTAGAGAGCATGGAGCTTATTGGATATTCTCGAGGTTCAGTGGAGTCAAAATACGATGCTAataaaagtgaaaaaaCCTCAGTTGATCTACAATTGTATGCTGTCGCTGTTCCTTTGAAGAAGAGTAGTTTGCAATATCTTGATGTGTTTTTGAACAATACTGGTGCAGGTTCAAAAGATAGTGGGTACGGCAGTCTTGAGTTTTGTTTCCTATTGGATTGGGAAATGCAAGATCAAAGAAACTGGTTAAGAAATTTACAAGATTCATTAGCACATCTTAAGAGCCATGGCTATAAAGTAGAGGGGGACAATCTAAGTATATGGTGTGTTAACTCGTCgtatatattcaaattacaGCGCAACATATCTTCATGGAGGAACTACCACATCGATCTACAACAGCAAGTGCTAAGGTCATTTGCATTAGAGAACGGATGTTCTTTGTACAATGTCAATTGTGAGAGTGAAACTAACACCGACACATACAAGACTAACTTTATGGCACAAGTGACTAGAGAATTCGATAGAGTAGAGCCTGAGTTGGCGTACTTCCCCAACATTGCCATCCCAACAGGAACCGACACACAGAACTTGATTGCTACTGTAGATAGCCAATTCTCCTGGGAAACAATCAAAAATGACCAAGAGAAGTACGAGATGTCTCTCCCAGCAGCAAAAGTCAAACCAGAGTCACAGAACCGAAGATCTGACGCTCTAGATACCGACCTTAATGAGCTTGTCTCGCAGGGAAACTACGAGAATCTGGAACAAAACGCAATGTCAATTCTcgataaatataaaattgacGTCCAACAGGAACTGGAGAAATTATACACGGAGACCAAGAGAACACGACACTGA
- the YME2 gene encoding Yme2p (similar to Saccharomyces cerevisiae YME2 (YMR302C); ancestral locus Anc_5.19), with protein sequence MLSLRTAPAILMKSMTRSVHLSRLIPCNYSRIRYNAALGKRFISSEIQAKDLQAGESNTATDTGVIHKTEEETLIYFDNVYPRATSLWNPTQWYNLLLSNQSREAVRNKIIHFASPESNPIHGLKLISTIPIKRDGGVFATFLVPKNYTKAEVNALVQQNTLEESSKSIFSFFTSASAFPVKGFPWIEDLRRLPAKEIKVVFQGPPLTEEEIYSLFRRYGTIIDIEPTSATSKIATVKYKDLKGAICAKNCVSGIEINNTVLHIQYTQQTRNLSITNFFVNHTRLAVPIIFALLSIAAVLIFDPIREFSIEQRITHMYSLSWDNYWLKKVVNFTNSTVIQFKNYWNNNEHAFAEKHLWEERIGKVDDLKLWLEENNNTFVVVRGPRGSGKNELIMQHTLQGRQNVLYLDCDKLLKSRTDAQFLRNASQQLGYFPIFPWINSVTSVIDLMVQGLTGQKSGLSESKEATFRTMLTTALTAVRRIALKGYNPVIRDGGEDKNIKEEDYLQQHPEAKPVIVIDRYEGKSEINGFIYKELSDWAALLVQSNIAHVIFLTENVGSNQQLSESLPNQVFKTLVLSDASKENSKKYVISQLSAVDNTIAKSDKNNEVQTLIRTNETDIDNVLDPLGGRMLDLQAFVRRVKSGELPNEALEKMIEQASEQITQIFLSDKIEPLKSAQAWELIELLSKTEVVKYEDIVFKPLFKAAPEMGIIELENSGLVTVSRDRGVLKDIHPAKPLFRAAFSYLVNDPELSTILKTRYLLKVVAFESGRIKKWEEELRPLGKSGDYKLFRKRLEYLSGKIDTSNAVIVDCESKIAKMASEKKP encoded by the coding sequence atgtTAAGTCTCAGGACTGCTCCAGCTATTCTTATGAAGAGCATGACAAGATCGGTGCATCTATCACGCCTCATTCCATGCAATTATTCACGAATTAGGTACAATGCTGCCTTGGGGAAGAGGTTCATCTCTAGCGAGATCCAGGCGAAGGATCTACAGGCTGGTGAATCAAATACCGCTACAGATACCGGTGTCATCCATAAGactgaagaagaaacccttatatattttgacAATGTTTATCCGAGGGCTACGTCTTTGTGGAATCCGACACAATGGTATAATCTATTGCTGAGCAATCAATCTAGAGAGGCAGTGAGAAATAAGATCATCCATTTTGCCTCTCCCGAATCAAACCCTATTCATggtttgaaattgatttcaaCGATTCCGATTAAAAGAGATGGTGGTGTGTTTGCCACATTTTTAGTTCCTAAAAACTACACAAAGGCGGAAGTCAATGCGTTGGTACAACAGAATACTTTAGAAGAGTCCTCTAAATCaatcttttctttcttcacATCCGCCTCTGCTTTTCCAGTAAAAGGTTTCCCATGGATCGAAGACTTGAGAAGGCTTCCtgcaaaagaaataaaagtaGTATTCCAAGGACCTCCATTgacagaagaagaaatatattcGTTGTTCAGGCGTTATGGTACTATTATCGATATTGAACCAACTTCTGCAACATCCAAGATTGCAACCGTGAAATATAAAGATCTAAAAGGTGCCATCTGTGCTAAAAATTGTGTATCTGgcattgaaattaataatactgTATTGCATATCCAATATACACAACAAACTAGAAATCTATCGATCACTAACTTTTTTGTTAATCATACAAGATTAGCAGTCCCAATAATCTTTGCTTTATTATCTATCGCAGCCGTTTTAATTTTCGATCCAATTAGagaattttcaattgaacaAAGAATCACACACATGTACTCACTTTCGTGGGATAATTATTGGTTAAAGAAAGTAgttaattttacaaattcaactgttattcaatttaaaaattattggaacAATAATGAACATGCTTTCGCTGAAAAACATTTATGGGAAGAGAGAATTGGAAAAGTTGATGATCTAAAATTGTGGTTAGAAGAGAATAATAACACTTTCGTCGTTGTCAGAGGCCCTAGAGGATCCGGTAAGaatgaattaataatgCAGCACACTTTACAAGGAAGACAAAATGTATTGTATTTAGATTGTGACAAATTGTTAAAATCAAGAACTGATGCGCAATTTTTAAGGAATGCATCTCAGCAGTTAGGCTATTTCCCAATTTTCCCGTGGATTAATTCTGTTACTAGTGTTATTGATTTAATGGTTCAAGGCTTAACTGGTCAAAAAAGTGGGTTATCAGAATCTAAAGAAGCAACTTTCAGAACTATGTTAACCACTGCTCTAACCGCAGTGAGGAGAATAGCCTTGAAAGGATACAACCCTGTCATTAGAGACGGAGGAGAAGACAAGAATATCAAGGAAGAGGATTACTTACAACAACATCCAGAGGCTAAGCCTGTAATAGTTATTGACAGATATGAAGGTAAGTCCGAAATCAATGGATTTATTTATAAGGAACTTTCTGATTGGGCAGCATTACTTGttcaatcaaatattgCACATGTTATTTTCTTAACTGAAAACGTTGGATCAAACCAACAATTATCCGAATCACTACCAAATCAAGTCTTTAAAACCTTAGTTCTATCTGACGCTTCAAAGGAGAATtctaaaaaatatgttatCTCGCAATTATCAGCAGTTGACAATACAATAGCCAAGTCAGATAAGAATAACGAAGTCCAAACACTTATCAGAACAAATGAAACGGATATTGACAACGTTTTAGATCCGTTAGGTGGTAGAATGTTGGATCTTCAAGCATTTGTAAGAAGAGTTAAATCAGGTGAATTACCAAATGAAGCTTTGGAAAAAATGATTGAACAAGCATCTGAACAGATAACACAGATATTTTTAAGTGATAAAATAGAACCATTAAAGAGTGCCCAAGCTTGGGAGTTGATCGAGCTATTGAGCAAAACAGAAGTGGTAAAATACGAAgatattgttttcaaaCCATTATTCAAAGCTGCTCCAGAAATGGGCATCATCGAATTAGAAAATAGCGGACTAGTAACAGTGTCAAGAGACAGAGGAGTTTTGAAAGATATACATCCTGCCAAACCTTTATTCAGAGCAGCCTTTTCTTATTTAGTGAATGATCCAGAATTGtcaacaattttaaaaactcgttatttattaaaagtcGTAGCTTTTGAATCAGGAAGAATTAAGAAATGGGAAGAAGAACTCCGTCCACTGGGAAAATCCGGAGACTACAAATTATTTAGAAAGAGATTGGAATACCTATCAGGCAAAATCGACACTAGTAATGCCGTAATCGTCGATTGTGAATCTAAGATAGCCAAAATGGCATCAGAAAAAAAGCCATGA